CGGCGTTCTGCACGTACAGCCCTCCCGACACCCGGGGGTCGAGCGCCACCCGGTAGTCGCCGTCGATCCGGTACTGGCCCTTGTCGTCCCAGCGCACCAGCGCGCGCAGGCCGCGCTCGCCCTCCAGGAAGGCGGGCCGTGTCGCCGCGTACCCGGTGGCCGACACGATCGCGGACGTACGGATCTCGAAGTGCCTGTCCTGCTGGATATGACGGCACGTCAGCACATAACCGGAACCCTCGGCCTCGGCCGCGACGATGTCGACCGCCGGATGCAGCGCGGCTCTTGGCTCGGTCCCGCCGATGGTTCTCTCGTACAGCTCGTCGTGCAGGGCGGCCAGCGTCTCCTCACTGACGCCCTTGTAGAGCTGCCACTGCTCCTGCACGAGGTGTTCGCGCCGGGACTCGGGGAGCGCGCGGAAGTAGCGGATGTAGTCGGGGGTGAAGTGTTCCAGCCCGATCTTGGAGTACTCCATCGGCGCGAACGCGTTCGTACGGGCCAGCCAGCGGACGTACGGGCCGCCCGCGCCGTCCCCGTCCTGGTGCCGCAGCAGGTCCAGCGCGACCTCGGCGCCGGACTGCCCGGCGCCGATGACCGTCACGTCGTCGCAGGCCGCGAGGCGGGAACGGTGGGTGCGGTAGTCGGCGCTGTGCAGGACCCGCCCCGTGTGCGCGCCGTCCTCGATGAGCCCGCGCAGCGCCTCCGGCACGACCGGTTCGGTGCCCACCCCGAGGACGACCTGCCGGGCGAGCGTCCGCGTGACGGTGCCGTCCGCCGACCGGTGGGTGACGACGAAGACGTCCCGTGCCTCGTCCCAGCCCAACTCCTCGACGTACGCGTCGAATCGGCAGGACGGCAGAGCGCCCGAGACCCAGCGGCAGTAGGCGTCGTACTCGCGGCGCGGGATGTGGAAGCGCTCGGAGAAGAAGAAGGGGAACATCCGGTCGTGGTGGCGCAGGTAGTTGAGGTACGACCACGGGCTCGTCGGGTCGACCATCGTCACCAGGTCGGCCAGGAAGGGGACTTGGAGCGTGGTGCCCGCCATCAGCAGCCCGGGGTGCCAGGAGAACGCGGGCTTCGCGTCGAGGAACAGCGTGCGCAACTCCGGTGTGCCGTCCGCCAGCGCGGCGAGCGAGAGGTTGAACGGGCCGATCCCGATGCCGACCAGGTCGTACACACGCGTACCGGAATCGGACGGGGAATCGGTCACCGGTGGTCCTCCGCAAAGGGGTTGGGCAGGGGGTCGGGCAGGGGAGTGGAGAGAGGGCTGGACGCGGGGTCGGACAGGGGGTTGGGCAGATCGACGTAGACGGACTGGGACTGTACGTCCCCGACGAGTTCGTCGAGCCCGTCCACGCAGGTGAGGAAGTTGCCCTTGCAGCGCAGCACGGGTGCGTCGAGCAGCAGGTCCAGCAGCCCCTTCGCGCCGGGCTCGGCCGACCGCAGCCGCTCCAGCCGGGCGCGCAGCACCCGCAGCAGGGCGCCTTCGTCGGCCAGCCCGAGCGCGCCGAACGCGCCGACGAGACCGAGGAGATTGTTGATCCCGAGGTAGTACGCCACCCGCTCGTCCACGAACGCGTCGTCGAAGACGAGGTCCAGGCCGTCCGCCGCGCCCGGCAACAGCCGCTCCACGGCGTCCGCGTGGGACGCGGCGACGTAGTAGCCCTGGCTGTCGCGGTACCAGCCGGCGCACGGCAGGCCGTCGGCGGCGAGCGCGACGAGGGTGTTCTGGTGGTGCGGCTCCAGTGCGATGCCGTACCAGGCGTGCAGCCGGATCAGCGGGACGGCGAGCACGTCCAGGTACGCGGCCAGCCAGCGCGCGGACGCCTCGCCGGTGGAGACGCCGTGGGTGCGGGCGGTGCGGGTGACGGCCTCGGAGAGCAGCGAACGGTACGGGGGCGGTGAGCCGTCACCGGGACCGGTCCGCTCCGCGACCAGCCCGGCGACACACAGCCCCTCCAACTCCCCGCCCCGGAACGGGTTGTCGCGTACGGCGGTCTCCAACCCGGTCTCCGGCCCGGTCTCGGCCCCTGCCCCTGCCCCGGTCCCGCCGTCGCTCGTGCCGCCGCCCGCCGACACCCACCCGAAGTCGCGCAGGATGCCGAACTCCGGGTGCTCGGCGCGCAGTCGGCGCGCGGGCCCGGCGGCCAGCAGCCGGGCGGCGCGCACACCGAGGCGCATCTCGGAACGGAGGTTGTTGCGGCGGGAGTTGGTGATCCGCATGCCGAGGGAGAGCTTGAGCATGACGTCGGCGCCGGGCCGGTGGACGGTCCGTACGGACGAGGTGGGGTGCCAGTGGGGCCCGGCGGGACCGAGGGGCCGCAGCAGGCCCGCGTCGACCAGCGCGGCGACGGCGGGCCGCCCGAGGATGTCCCTCGCCTGCCACGGATGCGCGGGAAGCACGGCCTCGTCCTCCCGTACGCGCAGGCCGAGCCCGGCGGTCAGGGGCCGCAGGAGATCGGCGGGGGCCCGGCCGTCGGCGCTCTCACCGACGAGGACGTCCCGGCGCACGGCGAACCAGTGCAGCGGGAAGGAACCTCGCAACTCCGGTGAATAGGAATCCAGTTCGGCGTCCGAGGCTTCCTCGCGGCTCTTGGGCGCGGGATGGAAGGGATGCCCCAGCAGCAGTGCCTGCTCGGCGTCGAGGAAGGGCGTCGGCCCGTGCGCGCCCGGCTTCTCCTCCCGCCGCCGCAGCAGATGCGCCCCCGTCCGCGCGGCGGAGTTGAGGACCCGCCCGACGGCGTCCGCGCCGAGATACGGGAGCGCGCGGCGCCGCAGGGTCGTCTCCCGTACGAGGGCGGCGGCGACGAACGCGGCGTCGGCGGGCAGGCTGCCGCCCCGGTCCGAGGTGAAGACCCGGACTCCCCCGAACCGGTGCCACCCCGTGGCGGACCGGTACCGCACCCGCACGCGAAGGGTCACCCCACTGCACGGCAGGGCCAGTCGCAGCAGCTCACCGCTGTCGGGCACGTCGATACCGGTCTCCCGGACGTACGCGCGCAGCAGCGCGGCGAGGGCGGCGGAGTCGGCGGCACGGAGATGATCGGGATGGTCGAGGGGGTCGGCAGACCGCTTCAGCTCCCCGGGCACCGCAGGAGCGGAGTCAGGAGCGGGGTCCGGGCCGGAGTCAGGAGCGGGGTCCGGGGTGGAGTCAGGAGCGGACTCCGGAACGGAGTCACGGTGGGAGTACCCGTCGGTACGGTCCGCGCTCACCACCCCTCCTCCTCCCTCTCGCCCGCCGACACCACCGCGGCCAGCAGCCGCTCGACCTGCGCGGGCGTCGTCCACGGGTTCAGCAGCGTCAGCTTCAGCCGGATCCGCCCCGGCCCCTCGCCCGGCAGCTCCGTACGGCCCACCACCGCCTCGCCCTCGCGCAGCAGCCGCCGTCGCAGCGCCGCGTTCAGCCGGTCGGTGCGG
Above is a window of Streptomyces sp. NBC_01498 DNA encoding:
- a CDS encoding IucA/IucC family protein gives rise to the protein MSADRTDGYSHRDSVPESAPDSTPDPAPDSGPDPAPDSAPAVPGELKRSADPLDHPDHLRAADSAALAALLRAYVRETGIDVPDSGELLRLALPCSGVTLRVRVRYRSATGWHRFGGVRVFTSDRGGSLPADAAFVAAALVRETTLRRRALPYLGADAVGRVLNSAARTGAHLLRRREEKPGAHGPTPFLDAEQALLLGHPFHPAPKSREEASDAELDSYSPELRGSFPLHWFAVRRDVLVGESADGRAPADLLRPLTAGLGLRVREDEAVLPAHPWQARDILGRPAVAALVDAGLLRPLGPAGPHWHPTSSVRTVHRPGADVMLKLSLGMRITNSRRNNLRSEMRLGVRAARLLAAGPARRLRAEHPEFGILRDFGWVSAGGGTSDGGTGAGAGAETGPETGLETAVRDNPFRGGELEGLCVAGLVAERTGPGDGSPPPYRSLLSEAVTRTARTHGVSTGEASARWLAAYLDVLAVPLIRLHAWYGIALEPHHQNTLVALAADGLPCAGWYRDSQGYYVAASHADAVERLLPGAADGLDLVFDDAFVDERVAYYLGINNLLGLVGAFGALGLADEGALLRVLRARLERLRSAEPGAKGLLDLLLDAPVLRCKGNFLTCVDGLDELVGDVQSQSVYVDLPNPLSDPASSPLSTPLPDPLPNPFAEDHR
- a CDS encoding lysine N(6)-hydroxylase/L-ornithine N(5)-oxygenase family protein — protein: MTDSPSDSGTRVYDLVGIGIGPFNLSLAALADGTPELRTLFLDAKPAFSWHPGLLMAGTTLQVPFLADLVTMVDPTSPWSYLNYLRHHDRMFPFFFSERFHIPRREYDAYCRWVSGALPSCRFDAYVEELGWDEARDVFVVTHRSADGTVTRTLARQVVLGVGTEPVVPEALRGLIEDGAHTGRVLHSADYRTHRSRLAACDDVTVIGAGQSGAEVALDLLRHQDGDGAGGPYVRWLARTNAFAPMEYSKIGLEHFTPDYIRYFRALPESRREHLVQEQWQLYKGVSEETLAALHDELYERTIGGTEPRAALHPAVDIVAAEAEGSGYVLTCRHIQQDRHFEIRTSAIVSATGYAATRPAFLEGERGLRALVRWDDKGQYRIDGDYRVALDPRVSGGLYVQNAELHTHGVGAPDLTLGAWRAATILNAVAGRTVLRVPERAAWTTFGAPRAEGAEQEPVTAVVPATAVVPSAASAVPAVPAAPPVSAAPAVSAVPAVSAVSEEKRR